The sequence CAGTTCTTACCGAAGGTGTTACTGCTCGATGAGATCACCAGCGCGCTCGATGATGCCAACAAGCGCAACGTCAATGAAATCATTCATCGTTACGTCCGCGAGCAGAATATTGCCGTGCTGTGGGTGACGCATGACGCTAACGAAATTACCCATGCGGATGACGTACTGACGCTCCAGCCGCATGGCGGAAAAATGCAGGAGGCAAACCGTGGGTGAGCACAATATTACGAACGAATCTCTGGCGTTTTCGATGGTGCTGGTGCTGATCGCGATTGTCGTCAGCTACCGTGAAAAGCTGGGGCTGGAAAAGGACATTGTGTGGAGTATCTGCCGCGCGGTGATTCAACTCATTATTGTCGGCTATGTGCTGAAGTATATTTTCAACGTCAACCACGCGGTGCTGACGCTGCTGATGGTGTTGTTTATCTGCTTCAATGCGGCGTGGAACGCGCAAAAGCGCAGTAAATACATCGATAAGGCGTTTATCTCGTCGTTTATCGCCATTACCACCGGAACCGCATTAACGCTGGCGGTACTAGTGCTTTCCGGCTCAATTGAGTTTACGCCGATGCAGGTTATCCCTATCTCAGGGATGATTGCCGGGAACGCCATGGTGGCCGTCGGGCTGTGTTATAACAATCTCGGCCAGCGCTTCAGTAGTGAACAGCAGCAGCTACAGGAGAAATTAAGCCTGGGAGCGACGCCTAAAGTGGCCTCCGCGCGGCTGATTCGTGAGAGCATTCGCTCATCGCTGATCCCCACGGTAGATTCAGCCAAAACGGTTGGGCTGGTGAGCCTGCCGGGCATGATGTCGGGGCTGATTTTTGCCGGTATCGATCCGGTAAAAGCGATTAAGTATCAGATTATGGTGACGTTTATGCTGCTCTCAACGGCAAGCCTGTCCACCATCATTGCCTGTTACCTGACCTATCGGAAGTTTTACAACGCGCGCCATCAGCTGGTGGTGACGCAGTTGAAAAACGTGCGGTGATTATGCCGGGCGGCACTGCCTTTGCCCGGCCTACGATCCGCACTTTTGTAAGCCTGGTAAGCGAAGCGCCACCGGGCATTTTTTTGTTAGTAGAGCAACGCGTACAGCTGACGACGATACTTCGACGCCAGCGCATCGCCGGTGCCCAGCGCGGCCAGGATCTCCTGGAACATTTTGCGCGCCTGACCGTCTGCGGCAGCGAGGTCTTTTTGCAGATGGCTAAACAGCAGCTCAAGCGCTTCTTCGTTACGCCCCACCTGATGCAGCTGCAGCGCCAGCTGGCTTGCCAGAGCCGCATCGGCCGGGTTGTCAGCGACCTGCTGCTGCAGTTGCTGAATTTCCGGCGTATCTGCCGCCTGTTTCAGCAGTTCAATCTGCGCGACCAGCCCCTGATAGCGGGTGTCCTGATCCTGCAGGGGAACCGTTTTGAGCACGGCTTCGGCGTCTTCTGAACGGTGCAGAGCAATCTGCGTTTCCGCCAGCAGCAGGCCAATCTGACTGTTCTGATTCGAGAGCTGCCACGCGTCTTTAAGCAGCGGCAGCGCCTCGTCGTATTTGCCTTCCTGCATCAGCGCCATGGCTTCCTGCGCTTTCAGCTCTTCTTCGCGCGGGAGGACTTTATCCAGCAGGGCGCGAATGGCCTCTTCCGGCTGTGGCCCCTGGAAGCCATCAACAGGCTGACCGTTCTGGAACAGGTAGACGGTAGGGATGGCGCGCAAACCAAACTGAGACGCCACCATCGGCTCTGCGTCACAGTCCAGTTTGGCAAGAATGAACTGACCGTTGTACTGCGCGGCAAGGCTTTCCAGCACCGGCGTCAGCTGTAAACAGTGCTGGCTGCGTTCAGACCAGAAGTAGAACAGCACGGGTTTTGCCATCGACTGTTCGAGGATCTGTTGCAGGTTTGCTTCAGTAATATTGACGATATTCTGTACGGACATGCGGCCTTCTCTTTTATCGGTTTGTTATTTACATGGGGGTGAGCGCTGTCGCTTCAACTCAACCGTGTAAAATTTTGTCCATCATCCGGCCCGGTAGCAGACGTTTTAACCAGCCAACGGCATGGGTGACCAGCGTTACCGGGTAGCGCATTTTGGGATATTCACTCTCAAAAGCATGGCGCACTTTAGCAACCACCGCTTCGGGCCCGAGCGTAAATCGTGCGGCAATGCCGGGGTTTTCGACCGGTTTATCCGCCTGCGTCTGGTTAACGTTTTCGGTAAAGCGGGTGCGGATCGGGCCGGGTTCAATCAGGCTGACCTTAATGCCGCTGTGACGTAACTCCATGCGCAGGGCGTCGGACCAGGCCTCCAGCGCATATTTGCTGGCGGCGTAGGCGCCGCGGCCGGGCGTTGATATCAGACCCATAACTGACGATGTCATCACGATGCGCCCCTCGCCGTGCGGCAGCATGGCGGGGAGCAGACGCATGGTGAGCTGGTGGACACCAAAGAAGTTGGTTGAAAACTGCTTTTCCAGCGTTTCGCGCGAGAGCGTATCCAGCGGGCCATACACGCCGTAACCGGCATTATTAAAAAGCCCGTACAGACGATTGTCGGTCAGGGCTATCACCTCATCGGCGGCGCGTTCGACGCTTTCCGGGGAGTCCATATCCAGCAGCACGCCGGTAAAGCCCAGCCCGTTCATGCGTTCGACATCGTCGGGTTTGCGGCAGGCCGCCAGCACCCGAAATCCCTGACGCTTTAATTCGAGCGCGCTTTCAAGACCGATTCCGCTGGAACATCCTGTAATTAAGACCGATTTTTGCATAACTTTACCTGTCAGGATCTCCGCTTAATCAGGAGTCATGTTTAACTAAAGGAGCCAGCCGCGTTGCCATCCAGTCGGCAATAAACGGCTGCGCATCGCGATTGGGGTGGATCCCGTCGTCTTGCATCCACTGGGGTTTGAGATAGACCTCTTCCATGAAAAATGGCAGCAGCGGAATATCAAACTCTTTGGCAAGCTTAGGGTAGATCGCGCTAAAGGCTTCATTATACCGACGACCGTAGTTAGCGGGCAGGCGAATTTGCATCAGCAGCGGCTGGGCGTTTGCCGCATTGATGTCCTGCAAAATGGTGCGCAGCGTCTGTTCCGTCTGCTGAGGCTGGAAACCGCGCAATCCATCGTTGCCGCCAAGCTCAACCAGCACCCAGCGCGGCTGATGCTGTTTGAGTAGCGCTGGCAGGCGCGACAGGCCCTGCTGCGAGGTATCGCCGCTGATGCTGCCGTTGATAACCGTCGTCTTGCTCTGCCATTTATCGTTGAGCAGAGCGGGCCAGGCTGCGCTGGCCGCCATGCGATAGCCCGCGCTCAGGCTGTCGCCGAGAATCAGTAACGTGTCCGCTGCCGCCGCGCGGAAGGTCATCAGAATCAAGAACAGGAAGGGCAAATGCCAGCGGAAAACAGTGTTGAAGTTCATCGTCTTAAGAAGTCCGTCGGTCAGGGGGAACACGAGCTTTCCATCCTTACTGGAGTTGAACTCGTTGTCAAACGCGCTGAAACCATCGCGCTGATTGGCGAATCCGGTTCCGGCAAGTCCACGCTGCTGGCGATTCTGGCCGGTCTGGACGACGGGAGCAGCGGCGAGGTCCATCTTGTCGGGCAGCCGCTGCACCAGCTTGATGAAGAGGCGCGTGCTGCGCTGCGTGCGCGCCACATCGGGTTTGTCTTTCAGTCTTTTATGCTGATCCCCACGCTGAACGCGCTGGAGAACGTCGAACTCCCGGCGCTGTTGCGCGGTGAAAAGAGTCGCGAAGGCCGCGCCCATGCGAAGGCGTTGCTGGAACAGCTCGGTCTGGGCAAGCGCCTCAGCCATCTTCCCGCACAGCTTTCCGGCGGGGAGCAACAGCGTGTGGCGCTGGCGCGCGCCTTTAATGGCCGCCCGGAAGTGCTGTTTGCTGATGAACCCACCGGCAACCTTGACCGTAAAACCGGCGACAAAATCGCGGATCTGTTGTTCTCGCTTAACCGTGAACACGGTACCACGCTGATCCTCGTGACCCACGATCCGCAGCTGGCCGCCCGCTGCGACCGACGTCTGCGGCTGGTCAACGGTACGCTTCAGGAGGAAGCATGATTGCCCGCTGGTTCTGGCGCGAGTGGCGCTCGCCCTCGCTGCTGATTGTCTGGCTGGCGTTAAGCCTGGCGGTGGCCTGCGTGCTGGCGCTCGGCAGCGTCAGCGACCGTATGGAAAAAGGGCTCAGCCAGCAGAGCCGGGAGTTTATGGCCGGGGACCGGGCGCTGCAAAGCTCGCGTCCTGTTCCGCCGGGCTGGATTGAGGAAGCGCACAAAGCAGGGCTGAAGGTGGGGGAGCAAATCACCTTCCAGACCATGACCTTTGCGGGGGACACGCCGCAGCTCGCCAGCGTGAAAGCCGTGGATGATGTCTACCCGATGTACGGTGACTTACAAACCAGTCCGCCGGGGTTAAAACCAACGCCCGGCACGGTGCTGCTGGCATCGCGTTTAATGGCGCTTCTGAACCTGAAAGCCGGTGACAGTATTGACGTGGGCGATGCCACGCTGAAAATTGCCGGGGAGGTGGTGCAGGAGCCCGACTCCGGCTTTAACCCCTTCCAGCTTGCGCCACGCCTGCTGATGAACACGGCGGATGTTCCGGCAACCCATGCTGTCCAGCCGGGCAGCCGCGTCACCTGGCGCTACAAGTTTGGCGGCACGCCAGCCCAGCTTGATGGGTATGAAAAATGGCTGCTCCCGCAGCTTAAACCGGAGCACCGCTGGTACGGGCTAGAGCAGGACGAGGGGGCGCTCGGTAAATCTCTGGAGCGCTCTCAGCAGTTCCTGCTGATTTCGGCGCTCTTAACCCTGCTGCTGGCGGTAGCGGCAGTGGCGGTGGCGATGGGGCATTACTGCCGCAGCCGCTACGATCGGGTGGCGATCCTTAAAACCCTCGGCGCGGGACGGGCGCAGCTACGCAAGCTGATCGTCGGCCAGTGGCTAATGCTGCTGGTTTTGTCAGTGTTCACTGGCGGAATCATAGGGCTGCTGTTTGAAAAACTGCTGATGGTGATGTTAAAACCGGTGCTTCCGTCCGCATTGCCACCGGCCAGCTTCTGGCCGTGGCTGTGGGCGATTGGCGCGATGGTCGTGATCTCGGTGCTGGTGGGGCTGCGGCCCTACCGGCTGCTGCTCGCGACGCAGCCGCTGCGCGTGCTGCGTAATGATGTGGTGGCGAACGTCTGGCCGCTGAAGTTCTACCTTCCGGTGATTATTGCGGTCGCGGTGGGGCTGCTGGCCTGGCTGATGGGCGGCAGCACGCTGCTGTGGGCGGTGCTGGCCGGTGCGGTTGTGCTGGCGCTGCTGTGCGGCGTACTGGGCTGGATACTGCTCAACGTTCTGAAGAGGCTGACGGTGAAATCGCTACCCGTGCGCCTGGCCGTTAATCGTCTGCTGCATCAGCCCTGGTCTACGCTCAGCCAGCTGTCGGCGTTTTCACTGTCGTTTATGCTGCTGGCCCTGTTGCTGGTGCTGCGAGGCGATCTGCTGGATCGCTGGCAGCAGCAGCTTCCCCCGGAAAGTCCGAACTATTTTCTGATCAATATCGCGCCTGAGCAGGTTACGCCGCTGAAGGGTTTCCTCTCTGAGCATCATATTGTCCCGGAGTCGTTTTATCCGATTGTTCGCGCCCGTCTGACGCAAATCAACGGGCGGTCGACGGAGGGGAACAAGGACGAGTCGCTGAACCGCGAGCTTAACCTGACCTGGCAGGAGAAACGGCCCGACCATAACCCGATCACGGCAGGCACCTGGCCGCCGAAAGTGGGGGAGGTATCAATGGAGGAAGGGCTGGCGGTGCGCCTGAACGTGAAGCTCGGGGACAGCGTGACCTTCACCGGCGATACCCAGGACTTTACCGCCAAAGTCACCAGCCTGCGAAAGGTGGACTGGGAAAGCCTGCGGCCCAACTTCTTCTTTATCTTCCCGCCGGGGGCGCTGGATGGACAGCCGCAAAGCTGGCTGACCAGCTTCCGCTGGGAAAATGGCAACGGCATGCTGACGCAGCTTAACCGGGAATTCCCGACGGTCAGCCTGCTGGATATTGGGGCGATCCTGAAGCAGGTGGGACAGGTGCTGGAGCAGGTGAGCCGCGCGCTGGAGGTCATGGTGGTGCTGGTGACCATCTGCGGCGTGCTGTTGCTGCTGGCCCAGGTGCAGGTGGGCATGCGTCAGCGCCATCAGGAGCTGGTGGTCTACCGCACGCTGGGGGCCGGGAAGCGGTTGCTGCGGATGACGCTCTGGAGCGAGTTTGCGCTGCTGGGGCTGGTTGCCGGTCTGGTGGCCGCGATTGGCGCCGAGACGGCGCTGGCGGTGTTGCAGACACGTGTCTTCGACTTCCCGTGGGAGCCTGACTGGCGTCTCTGGCTGATTCTGCCTCTCTGCGGCGCGGTGCTGCTCTCCCTCTGCGGGGGCTGGCTCGGAACGCGCCTGTTAAGGGGCAAAGCACTGTTCCGGCAGTTTATGGGGTAATCCAGTTCCGTGATAATTGCACACCGGTTTTTATGCCGGTGTGCAATATTTTAAAAGCACAAAGTGATAATACCCACGTATTTAGTAGCACAAAACATTAAAAACCCGTCCACACAGCCCGATTATTTCCAGTTAATATTCACCCGCTAAATATTTAGCAGCGTGTCTATTAAGGAAAAATAATGACTATAAAAAAATCAGCGCTGGCGGTAACGATTGGCGCGGCAGTGGCATTAACGACCTTCGCTTCTCAGGCGGAAATCACCGTTCTTAAACAGGATCCGCAGGCGGGTAACCCGCTGAGCCGTCTGAACTTTACCGTTGGCGGCAGCATTCGTCCTCAGTTCCAGAACATGACCGGCGACGACGGCAAAAACAGCTACAAACGTAACGGCTTTGACGGTGGTACCCGTTTCCGTTTCGCGGCTGATTACTACCTGTTTGATGATATTAGCTGGATAAGCTACTACGAACTGGGTGTGAACATCCCTGCCCAGTTTAACTGGGATCATCACTATGCAGACGGCGCACACGATACCACTCGCCGTATGCTCTACACCGGCCTGAAGAGCGATACCTGGGGTACGCTGACCTTCGGTCAACAGAACAGCGTTTACTATGATGTGGTGGGCGCGAAAACCGATATCTGGGACTACGACATGATTGCTCAGGCACCAGGTAACGGGATCAACGGCGACTACGACGGTTCTTACCGTTCACGCCAGATGCTGAAATACAAGAAAACCGTGGGTGATGCCGACATCTATGCATCTTACCTGTTTGAAGACAGCGAATACCTGCCGGGTAACGGCCTGCGCTATAAGCGTAAAGGCGGCGGTTCACTGGGCCTGGATTACCACCTGACCACCGACCTGACCTGGGGCGCAGCGTGGAACTACACCCGTGCGGACATGCGTAACCCGGACAACGGCGACAGCAAAACCTACGACCAGAACATCCTCGGTACCGCGCTGAGCTGGACGCCGGACAACTGGACCTTCTCCGCAGGCGGCGGCTGGTATCAGAACTTCCTGACCACCAAAAAAGTGTCTGTTAACGACTACTTTGCGGGCGACGCGTGGGGTATTGAATACTTCGCAGGGTATAAATTCCCGATCGGCCAGTATGCGGTGAAATCCATCCAGCCTTACTTCATGGGCGACCGCATTGAGTATGTGAATGGCCGTAACTACCAGCGCATCGACAATGGCGTGGGTATCAGCTTCCAGCTGGATTACGGTTTCCGCGTGGATTACGAACACGTGTTCACCTCCAGCACCGACAACCTGGGCGACATGAACCTGGTGCGTCTGCGTTACGACTTCTAAGTCGTCTGTTCCCCGGTGGCGCTGCGCTTACCGGGGCTACAAAAGCACGCGTAGGCCGGGTAAGGCGTAGCCGCCACCCGGCTTTTTTCAGCTATTAAGCCAGTCAGCGACCTCGTTATACGTCCCTCGGAAAACAATCGTCTCCGCTTTTTTCTCAAGCTGATAGCCGTACATCGGGTCGTAATACTCCTTCAGCAGCGGCACAAGCCAGCTGAAGTGCGCGTCAGTGCTGCCAGTACGCTGTTGTTCTACAAGCGCGGCGTCCAGTAAGGCGGTAAATTCCGCAAAACGCTGCAGCCCCAGGCGGCGGCGAATGGCGAACATTCCGTGGTGCAGATACGCGCTGTACTCTTTCCAGCCGGCCTCTTCACCATAAGCGGCAGAAAAATCCGCCCACATGTGGTCGAAGTACTCTTCGCGCAGACGCTCAAGACGAATATCAAACGGATCCTCGACAACCGCGATGGGCGCTTCATTCATGCGGTCGCGTAGGCACTCCGGCAGGTGGTTGGAGCCAATCATTCGACCTTCATCTTCCAGCACCCAGCGTGCGGCATCTTTTTTTAACAGCTCGACGGCAAGATGATTTTCAAAGCTGGCCTGGGACAGTTGCGGAGTGAGCGTGCGGCCAAAGGACGAACCGCGGTGGTGCGCCAGCCCTTCCAGATCGATACCCTGCGCATGCTGCTTCACCAACAGGGTTTTCCCGTTTCCGGTACAGCCGCCGATAAGCACCATCGGCTTTTGCGACTGCTCAATCGTCACCTGAATCGCCGTCTGGCGCAGGGCTTTATAGCCGCCGCGGATCAGCGGGTAATCGACACCGGCCTCTTTCAGCCAGGCCTGTGAGATATGTGAACGCTGGCCCCCGCGCGCGCAGCAGAGATAACCTTCAGGGTGAGCAAGGCTGGCTTCACGCCAGGCGTTAATGCGCGCCTCACGCGTCTCGCCGTTGACCAGACTGTGGCCGAGCGCCAGTGCGGCCTCGGGGCCCTGACGTTTATAGCAGGTGCCCACGGCGGCGCGTTCGTCGTCGTTCATCAGCGGCAGGTTAAGGGCGGCGGGCATCGCGCCCTGGGCAAATTCTATCGGCGCGCGAACGTCGATTAAAGGGGTATCAGACGCGAGGATCGCGCGATAGTCCGTTCCATCGTTCATGGGTATTCCAGAAATAAAACCAGCAATGGCGGGGATTTTACGCGCGAGAGGAGAGGCCGGGGAAGGGGAAGATCAACTCCCCGGCACTTATCGCTTATTTAAGCTTTGACTGAGCCCAGACAATGCCGCTCGCGTATTCCGGCGGCAGGAGAGGGATCATGGCTTCCAGGGTGGCGCTCAGACGGCCCGTGTCGCTATCGTTCAGGTTCAGGTGACCCACTTTACGACCCTGGCGGACCTCTTTGTCATACCAGTGCAGATGCACCAGCGGCAGCTTGAGCCAGTCGTAGTTCAGATCGGTCCCGATCAGGTTGATCATTACCGACGGGCTGTTCACGACCGGCTGCGGCAGTGGCAAATCGGTGATGGCACGCAGGTGGAGCTCGAACTGGCTGATGGAGGCACCATTTTGTGTCCAGTGGCCGCTGTTATGCACGCGCGGCGCCAGCTCGTTGATCAGCAGGCCGGATGGGGTAACAAAACACTCCATCGCCATCACGCCCACGTAACCCAGCTCGTGCATTATGGCTGAGAGCATGTCTTCCGCCTGCGCCTGCTGGTCGGCATTTGCCTGAGGGAAGGCGACGCTGGTGCGCAGAATGCCGTCCTGATGCAGGTTATGCGTCAGCGGATAAAAGACGGTGTGTCCGTCATGCCCGCGTGCGCCAACCAGGGACACTTCGCCGCTAAAGTTGATGCCCTGCTCAACGATACACTCGCCGTAGCAGTCGTCCGGCAGCTCCGCGGTTTCGTGCGCACGCAGACGCCACTGGCCGCGGCCGTCGTAGCCGCCGACGCGGCGCTTCACGATCGCCAGCTCGCCCAGCATCGCGAACACGTCATTCCACTCGCCTTTATCGGACAACAGCTGCCACGGCGCGGTCGCCAGACCGAGCTTGTCGAACAGCTGCTTTTGCGTCAGACGGTCGGCAATGATCGGAAACACGTCGCGGTTAACGAAGGCGTTATGGCGGGCCAGCTCGCGGGTCAGCGCGGTTTCCGGCCAGCGTTCGATCTCGGCGGTGATCACGCTCTGGTGGAACGGTACCGCTTCCGGTTCGGCATCCAGCCCGACAGGCCAGACGGCAATACCCAGCGGTTCACCGGCCTGGCGCAGCATGCGGCCTAACTGGCCGTTACCGAGGACGCAAACCTGCTTCATGCCGCACCCCGCGGGTCTGGATTATCCAGCACCTCATCGGTCTGGGCTTTACGCCACTCCGCCAGACGCTGGTGTAATGCTTTATCGTGCGTCGCAAGAATTTGCGCCGCCAGCAGGGCGGCATTAGCCGCACCCGCTTTACCAATCGCTAGCGTGCCGACAGGGATACCGCGCGGCATCTGGACGATGGAGTAGAGGCTATCCACACCGCTTAACGCGGCGCTTTGGACCGGAACACCGAGAACCGGTACCAGGGTTTTAGCGGCAATCATGCCGGGCAGATGTGCTGCGCCGCCCGCACCGGCAATGATCACCTCATAGCCATTCTCTTCGGCGCTTTCGGCGAAGCTGAACAGTTTGTCCGGTGTACGGTGCGCGGAGACCACTTCAACGTGGTGCGGAACATTCAGGATTTCAAAGATTTCGGCGGCGAACTGCATGGTAGCCCAGTCGCTTTTGGACCCCATCACGATGGCGACACGCGCCGGATTATTGCGGGAAGACATGCGTCTTAAAACTCCTGTGGTGCGAAACACACTGCTTTCGAGGGCACAGAGAATAGCATGTTATACGAGCAAGGAAAACGGTTGCGCGGTCGTAAACCAGGCGAAAAAACGTTAAAACGGAAACGCAATCAGCTCAACACCCTCAGGCGTCACTTTGACCATGGAACCTTCGCTGTGCCAGGCACCCAGTACGACGCGATGGGCCGGTTCGCCGTTGGCAAGAAGGGAATGAACGTCAGGGCGGTGGGTATGACCGTGGATTAACCACTGAACCCCATGTTTTTCCATTACGCTCACTACGGCCTGCGGATTGACGTCCATGATGGTCATGGATTTACTGCTGTTAGCGGCTTTACTGCCCGCACGCATTCTGGCTGCGATGCGTTTACGGATAAAGAGCGGCAGGGCAAGAAACAGCGTCTGGATCCAGGGGGTGTGAACTTTGGCGCGAAACGCCTGATAGCCGGTATC comes from Enterobacter kobei and encodes:
- the fetB gene encoding iron efflux ABC transporter permease subunit FetB: MGEHNITNESLAFSMVLVLIAIVVSYREKLGLEKDIVWSICRAVIQLIIVGYVLKYIFNVNHAVLTLLMVLFICFNAAWNAQKRSKYIDKAFISSFIAITTGTALTLAVLVLSGSIEFTPMQVIPISGMIAGNAMVAVGLCYNNLGQRFSSEQQQLQEKLSLGATPKVASARLIRESIRSSLIPTVDSAKTVGLVSLPGMMSGLIFAGIDPVKAIKYQIMVTFMLLSTASLSTIIACYLTYRKFYNARHQLVVTQLKNVR
- a CDS encoding co-chaperone YbbN, with the translated sequence MSVQNIVNITEANLQQILEQSMAKPVLFYFWSERSQHCLQLTPVLESLAAQYNGQFILAKLDCDAEPMVASQFGLRAIPTVYLFQNGQPVDGFQGPQPEEAIRALLDKVLPREEELKAQEAMALMQEGKYDEALPLLKDAWQLSNQNSQIGLLLAETQIALHRSEDAEAVLKTVPLQDQDTRYQGLVAQIELLKQAADTPEIQQLQQQVADNPADAALASQLALQLHQVGRNEEALELLFSHLQKDLAAADGQARKMFQEILAALGTGDALASKYRRQLYALLY
- a CDS encoding SDR family oxidoreductase, giving the protein MQKSVLITGCSSGIGLESALELKRQGFRVLAACRKPDDVERMNGLGFTGVLLDMDSPESVERAADEVIALTDNRLYGLFNNAGYGVYGPLDTLSRETLEKQFSTNFFGVHQLTMRLLPAMLPHGEGRIVMTSSVMGLISTPGRGAYAASKYALEAWSDALRMELRHSGIKVSLIEPGPIRTRFTENVNQTQADKPVENPGIAARFTLGPEAVVAKVRHAFESEYPKMRYPVTLVTHAVGWLKRLLPGRMMDKILHG
- the tesA gene encoding multifunctional acyl-CoA thioesterase I/protease I/lysophospholipase L1, with protein sequence MNFNTVFRWHLPFLFLILMTFRAAAADTLLILGDSLSAGYRMAASAAWPALLNDKWQSKTTVINGSISGDTSQQGLSRLPALLKQHQPRWVLVELGGNDGLRGFQPQQTEQTLRTILQDINAANAQPLLMQIRLPANYGRRYNEAFSAIYPKLAKEFDIPLLPFFMEEVYLKPQWMQDDGIHPNRDAQPFIADWMATRLAPLVKHDS
- the ybbA gene encoding putative ABC transporter ATP-binding protein YbbA; translation: MPAENSVEVHRLKKSVGQGEHELSILTGVELVVKRAETIALIGESGSGKSTLLAILAGLDDGSSGEVHLVGQPLHQLDEEARAALRARHIGFVFQSFMLIPTLNALENVELPALLRGEKSREGRAHAKALLEQLGLGKRLSHLPAQLSGGEQQRVALARAFNGRPEVLFADEPTGNLDRKTGDKIADLLFSLNREHGTTLILVTHDPQLAARCDRRLRLVNGTLQEEA
- the ybbP gene encoding putative ABC transporter permease subunit YbbP — encoded protein: MIARWFWREWRSPSLLIVWLALSLAVACVLALGSVSDRMEKGLSQQSREFMAGDRALQSSRPVPPGWIEEAHKAGLKVGEQITFQTMTFAGDTPQLASVKAVDDVYPMYGDLQTSPPGLKPTPGTVLLASRLMALLNLKAGDSIDVGDATLKIAGEVVQEPDSGFNPFQLAPRLLMNTADVPATHAVQPGSRVTWRYKFGGTPAQLDGYEKWLLPQLKPEHRWYGLEQDEGALGKSLERSQQFLLISALLTLLLAVAAVAVAMGHYCRSRYDRVAILKTLGAGRAQLRKLIVGQWLMLLVLSVFTGGIIGLLFEKLLMVMLKPVLPSALPPASFWPWLWAIGAMVVISVLVGLRPYRLLLATQPLRVLRNDVVANVWPLKFYLPVIIAVAVGLLAWLMGGSTLLWAVLAGAVVLALLCGVLGWILLNVLKRLTVKSLPVRLAVNRLLHQPWSTLSQLSAFSLSFMLLALLLVLRGDLLDRWQQQLPPESPNYFLINIAPEQVTPLKGFLSEHHIVPESFYPIVRARLTQINGRSTEGNKDESLNRELNLTWQEKRPDHNPITAGTWPPKVGEVSMEEGLAVRLNVKLGDSVTFTGDTQDFTAKVTSLRKVDWESLRPNFFFIFPPGALDGQPQSWLTSFRWENGNGMLTQLNREFPTVSLLDIGAILKQVGQVLEQVSRALEVMVVLVTICGVLLLLAQVQVGMRQRHQELVVYRTLGAGKRLLRMTLWSEFALLGLVAGLVAAIGAETALAVLQTRVFDFPWEPDWRLWLILPLCGAVLLSLCGGWLGTRLLRGKALFRQFMG
- a CDS encoding porin — protein: MTIKKSALAVTIGAAVALTTFASQAEITVLKQDPQAGNPLSRLNFTVGGSIRPQFQNMTGDDGKNSYKRNGFDGGTRFRFAADYYLFDDISWISYYELGVNIPAQFNWDHHYADGAHDTTRRMLYTGLKSDTWGTLTFGQQNSVYYDVVGAKTDIWDYDMIAQAPGNGINGDYDGSYRSRQMLKYKKTVGDADIYASYLFEDSEYLPGNGLRYKRKGGGSLGLDYHLTTDLTWGAAWNYTRADMRNPDNGDSKTYDQNILGTALSWTPDNWTFSAGGGWYQNFLTTKKVSVNDYFAGDAWGIEYFAGYKFPIGQYAVKSIQPYFMGDRIEYVNGRNYQRIDNGVGISFQLDYGFRVDYEHVFTSSTDNLGDMNLVRLRYDF
- the mnmH gene encoding tRNA 2-selenouridine(34) synthase MnmH translates to MNDGTDYRAILASDTPLIDVRAPIEFAQGAMPAALNLPLMNDDERAAVGTCYKRQGPEAALALGHSLVNGETREARINAWREASLAHPEGYLCCARGGQRSHISQAWLKEAGVDYPLIRGGYKALRQTAIQVTIEQSQKPMVLIGGCTGNGKTLLVKQHAQGIDLEGLAHHRGSSFGRTLTPQLSQASFENHLAVELLKKDAARWVLEDEGRMIGSNHLPECLRDRMNEAPIAVVEDPFDIRLERLREEYFDHMWADFSAAYGEEAGWKEYSAYLHHGMFAIRRRLGLQRFAEFTALLDAALVEQQRTGSTDAHFSWLVPLLKEYYDPMYGYQLEKKAETIVFRGTYNEVADWLNS
- the purK gene encoding 5-(carboxyamino)imidazole ribonucleotide synthase; translated protein: MKQVCVLGNGQLGRMLRQAGEPLGIAVWPVGLDAEPEAVPFHQSVITAEIERWPETALTRELARHNAFVNRDVFPIIADRLTQKQLFDKLGLATAPWQLLSDKGEWNDVFAMLGELAIVKRRVGGYDGRGQWRLRAHETAELPDDCYGECIVEQGINFSGEVSLVGARGHDGHTVFYPLTHNLHQDGILRTSVAFPQANADQQAQAEDMLSAIMHELGYVGVMAMECFVTPSGLLINELAPRVHNSGHWTQNGASISQFELHLRAITDLPLPQPVVNSPSVMINLIGTDLNYDWLKLPLVHLHWYDKEVRQGRKVGHLNLNDSDTGRLSATLEAMIPLLPPEYASGIVWAQSKLK
- the purE gene encoding 5-(carboxyamino)imidazole ribonucleotide mutase translates to MSSRNNPARVAIVMGSKSDWATMQFAAEIFEILNVPHHVEVVSAHRTPDKLFSFAESAEENGYEVIIAGAGGAAHLPGMIAAKTLVPVLGVPVQSAALSGVDSLYSIVQMPRGIPVGTLAIGKAGAANAALLAAQILATHDKALHQRLAEWRKAQTDEVLDNPDPRGAA
- the lpxH gene encoding UDP-2,3-diacylglucosamine diphosphatase, with product MATLFIADLHLQTEEPAITAGFLRFLRGEAKSADALYILGDLFEAWIGDDDPDPLHREIASAIKALVDSGVPCYFIHGNRDFLLGKRYARESGMTLLPEEQVLDLYGRRLLIMHGDTLCTDDTGYQAFRAKVHTPWIQTLFLALPLFIRKRIAARMRAGSKAANSSKSMTIMDVNPQAVVSVMEKHGVQWLIHGHTHRPDVHSLLANGEPAHRVVLGAWHSEGSMVKVTPEGVELIAFPF